From Plasmodium malariae genome assembly, chromosome: 8:
TCAACACGCCCATTTTATAAAGTTGCTACAGTTTTATGAACACATAAACAcatgtttacatatacatgcaatttacaatgttaatttttcgttaaataaataaataataaaaaaaaaaaagaaaaaagaaaaaatgtgcATTATAAAGTTAtacgtataaaaaaaaaagaaaaaaattaacattataaagtatgtataaaaaaaaaaaaaaaggaaaaactacgcattataaagatatatagataaaaaaaaaagggaaatatacttgatttaaatattttgtacttTTAACCAAATAAAGAAAATCCTAAATCGtcctcttcctcttcttcttcctcttttttttcttctttcttttcttctttcttcGCTTCACCTGCTTCAGCTGCAGCTGGTCCACCGGCAGCAGCGCCTCCTCCACCTCCAATATTTTGCAGTTTCTTTAATCCATCAGTAATTAATTCATGATACACTTTTCCCTTTAAAGATGATATAAAATTCTTTAATACTTCATCTTCTACACCTGCATTGACAGCACCTAGTACACTCTTAACCTCCTTTTCTCCTGGGTTTTCATTACCTCCTAACACACACATCAGGTAAGCTGCTACATATTTCATGGCCATTTTGCCtcctacaaaaaaaaaaaaaaaaaaaaaaaaaaaaatttgcataaATCCATATTTGAAGAATAGAAACTGTTGTAACATGTACGAATGTAATATGAACATAATATTACACAtaagtttatatatgcacgcgttcatttattaaccttttaaaagttttaaaaaaagagcatTATGAAAAAAGGTTAAATATCACACACGTACATTACGCAGTAACTGCAGGGGATGCACAGCCGGCACTTTATCAttatgtacttatgtatgtatatgttcgtaggtacgcatatataagtgtatatgtatgtacacatataagCGCGCTCAGGcactataaaattatattaattttgtaacACGAGCGACATACTATACacttaaacaaatataacatGTCGTACTGTAAAAAAAGTGTACTACATAAGGAAGGcccatatacatacatacatacatatatgcgaACATAAAGAAGGCTCGTATTCTTCTTACCTTTTAATAGCTAAATGTATTGAGAtgagaaaaaacaaaatggataagtaaaaattttatttttcttatttgtgtattatttcaaaaattaaagagAGGATTTTTCTTAAGCCTTGTAAATCAgcgaaaaaaatatttataaaaagtaaaaaaaattattttgtactatttttattttcctattaaaaaattaataaataacagCTGCTACttgtttaaaattaaaaaaaaaaataaataaaataaataaatataaatatataatgacgTAAAAATGGGTAGAACATTTTATCTGCAATgatgagaaaaaatatgtacgaTTACGTAAGTGTAAGCAAATGTATGTGATATGCcgtttattttttgctttatttaaatactgaataatttttatatttattttttttttttcgcctGTTATATGCGATTATGCATACGAGTTTAAAATTATGCAGTTTATAAAGTTTACGAAGATTAAGAAGTTTTACGAAGCGCTTAATACTGTAGGGGTTAAGAGACTATAACAtgtagaaatattattaaggCAGTTCTTTCGAGATCATATATtggtacatacatatatatatgtatatatatttgtatatgtacatttgcatatacatatgtatgtataaaccTCGAAGCATagcttaaataatattatgcgctattttttttttttcggtGTTCAAAGTGCAGTGAATGGTTAATAAAG
This genomic window contains:
- the PmUG01_08046600 gene encoding 60S acidic ribosomal protein P2, putative, producing MAMKYVAAYLMCVLGGNENPGEKEVKSVLGAVNAGVEDEVLKNFISSLKGKVYHELITDGLKKLQNIGGGGGAAAGGPAAAEAGEAKKEEKKEEKKEEEEEEEDDLGFSLFG